A window of the Lagenorhynchus albirostris chromosome 1, mLagAlb1.1, whole genome shotgun sequence genome harbors these coding sequences:
- the TMEM253 gene encoding transmembrane protein 253, whose protein sequence is MEERAGQREQDRPSLQDRPSLRLEKLQHWARHRQSGHLLVLAVSQLWLAVAVVPFAISVACLNSACHMATALPLGPGVMGLLTGIVTLELRRAPRLWKVHAMMLFNTFNLILGFIVLVVEVAKTALMSAPTVPSQLAGLLVLELSAEAFTLGGVLVSAYSLFLLSQRKPGCCWSQNLHYQEMQEGLSELEEVPDLETGPTVASRANRTNE, encoded by the exons atggaggagagagcTGGTCAGCGAGAGCAAGACAGACCCAGCCTTCAAGACAGACCCAGCCTTCGTCTGGAAAAGCTACAGCACTGGGCCAGGCACAGGCAGAGTGGGCACCTCTTGGTGCTGGCG GTGAGCCAGCTATGGCTGGCAGTGGCTGTGGTGCCCTTTGCTATCTCAGTTGCCTGCCTGAACTCTGCTTGTCACATGGCCACAGCACTGCCACTTGGGCCTGGCGTAATG GGTCTCCTCACTGGGATTGTAACCCTTGAGCTGCGCAGAGCACCCCGTCTCTGGAAG GTGCACGCCATGATGCTGTTCAACACCTTCAATCTGATCTTGGGCTTCATCGTGTTGGTGGTCGAAGTGGCGAAGACAGCCTTGATGTCTGCCCCAACTGTCCCCTCTCAG CTAGCTGGCTTGCTGGTGCTGGAGCTCAGTGCTGAGGCCTTCACCCTAGGCGGAGTGCTGGTCTCAGCATACTCCCTGTTCCTGCTGAGCCAGAGGAAGCCAGGATGCTGCTGGAGCCAGAATCTGCACTACCAGGAGATGCAGGAG GGTCTCTCAGAATTAGAGGAAGTTCCTGATTTGGAGACTGGTCCCACGGTGGCTAGCAGAGCAAACAGAACAAATGAGTGA